The Paenibacillus sp. MBLB1832 genome has a window encoding:
- a CDS encoding cellulase family glycosylhydrolase, with protein MNLYRVNRNTFYLLLAFMIALSTLAFGFPGLSGKALGAGTFSVSGTKIVDRNGAEFVVKGVNVNGEYWPWTRNTANDAGLIVDNWKFNTIRVNMYPRLAYNGVAKTQDISAIVNAYTAKGAIVIIENHDVTGRYPEASPVTEGSDRYPSLSEMVTWWKDMAVRFKDNDRVWFNPMNEPGIGTYSLADSVNKWYSTNDTLIGAIRSVAPSNIIVVDDHDYGQGNGFVNGASSNDSAIVSKGTQLKSKYTNLVFSVHMYEKWTSGETRFNNYVNTIRTKGLPIIVGEYGVGNNADVSVVDSMFAVAVPNNVGRIAWAWTGDDIFDLTTGTTQGGGYEINSTTSPTNLSWFGDKTWKDNRGTLSVPLYTWVAPLDNGDFEGGLRNWNNWSGSSDDTSLKYAGYHSLKIASGSAGGAGQFAVLKKNKTYKLTARGKHSATASTATALGIKWTVGGVETNYPLNFTSSSWDYKEVTFTTPNSEMGDMILYIWKADSGVQFNADNITLTEQ; from the coding sequence ATGAATCTTTACAGAGTGAACAGGAACACTTTTTACTTGCTGCTAGCCTTTATGATTGCCCTATCCACATTGGCCTTCGGTTTCCCCGGACTGAGCGGCAAAGCCCTAGGCGCCGGTACCTTCAGCGTTTCGGGAACGAAAATTGTAGATCGAAACGGAGCTGAATTCGTCGTGAAGGGAGTCAACGTCAACGGAGAGTACTGGCCGTGGACTCGCAATACCGCAAACGACGCGGGCCTAATCGTCGATAACTGGAAATTCAACACGATTCGGGTGAACATGTACCCGCGACTGGCTTACAATGGTGTAGCCAAAACACAGGATATTAGTGCGATCGTTAATGCGTATACAGCAAAAGGCGCTATTGTGATCATTGAGAACCACGATGTGACTGGCCGCTATCCAGAGGCCAGCCCGGTGACCGAGGGAAGCGACCGCTATCCGTCCTTAAGCGAAATGGTTACCTGGTGGAAGGACATGGCGGTTCGCTTTAAAGACAACGACCGCGTTTGGTTTAACCCAATGAATGAACCGGGAATCGGCACCTATTCACTCGCAGACTCCGTCAACAAGTGGTATAGCACTAACGACACGCTGATCGGCGCGATTCGCAGCGTGGCTCCGAGCAATATCATCGTCGTCGACGATCATGACTACGGTCAAGGCAACGGCTTCGTCAATGGTGCGAGCAGCAACGACAGCGCCATCGTCAGCAAAGGCACACAGCTAAAGAGCAAGTATACAAACCTTGTTTTTTCCGTTCACATGTATGAAAAATGGACCTCTGGAGAAACTCGCTTCAACAACTATGTGAACACAATCAGGACGAAAGGATTGCCGATTATCGTCGGGGAATACGGGGTCGGTAACAATGCGGACGTTTCCGTCGTGGACAGCATGTTTGCCGTGGCGGTGCCGAATAATGTCGGCCGAATCGCTTGGGCATGGACAGGCGATGACATTTTCGACCTCACGACTGGAACCACGCAAGGCGGCGGCTATGAAATCAACAGCACGACGAGCCCGACCAATCTCAGCTGGTTCGGCGACAAAACCTGGAAAGACAATCGAGGCACCCTTTCCGTTCCTCTTTATACTTGGGTCGCTCCACTGGACAACGGTGATTTCGAAGGAGGCTTACGCAACTGGAACAATTGGAGCGGATCGAGCGATGATACATCTTTGAAATACGCTGGCTACCATTCGTTGAAGATCGCTTCCGGCAGCGCCGGAGGTGCAGGCCAATTTGCCGTCCTAAAGAAAAACAAAACTTACAAATTAACCGCTCGGGGCAAACACAGCGCAACTGCAAGTACCGCTACGGCCCTCGGCATTAAATGGACAGTCGGCGGAGTGGAAACCAACTACCCGCTCAATTTCACCTCCAGCAGCTGGGATTATAAAGAAGTGACGTTCACAACGCCGAACAGCGAAATGGGCGATATGATCTTGTATATTTGGAAAGCAGACAGCGGCGTACAATTTAATGCTGACAACATTACGTTGACTGAGCAGTAA